A segment of the Biomphalaria glabrata chromosome 18, xgBioGlab47.1, whole genome shotgun sequence genome:
tagattctagatctagatctattcattgcAGTCAtcatcttgatctagatctagattatatctaaTCTAGGCATTTTCTAGgcataaaataatattagagATCTATAGTTAGATGATACTttgatagatctaatctagatctatcttatctatcaaTTCTATTTGCATAAATCCATACTTAGAAAAAATAGATACTATCATGtatagaggcgcggtggctgagcggtaaagcgcttgactcctgaaccagggttcaaatcctggtgaagactgggatttttaattttgggatcctccggcgcctctgagtccacccaactcaaatgggtacctgaaattagttggagaaaaagtaaaggcggttagtcgttgtgctggccacatgacaccctcgttaaccgtaggccacagaatcagatgacctttacatcatctaggctgccctatagaccacaaggtctgaaagggaactttttttttatcttatagtAGATACTAATTCTGGTCTagtgtagtctagatctagctgtaaTATTTTTGAACTGAGATGATTATTCTAGATAGGccctatatttaaaatattttacaaataaatactaACCTAACTAATgttgaatctagactagatctataattcaatataatatagagtctagacctagaagcTATAAATAGTGAATTGattagaaaattttttaaaaaaatattttttttggattatgTAAATTTGTATAGCCTTCTAACATTGCTTGCCTACGAGTAGAATCTAAATCATTGGAATTTCAAGATGCTCATTTGTTTAAATGCTTTGTGAACAACTATTTGTTTAGTAAACTAAATTTGAATTCAATATATTTAAGAGGCTTTTTAGAGTTTCTTACCCCCACAGCATAGCACCTAGCTAGCTACTATGGAGACTAAATATTTGctatagcaaagacaaacagacacaaacactcttttgttcccctggcaatcaaatcattaaataagaacaatgtaaattatgagtgagtctggtgtgaatgtacattttggactcttatagttataatgttttttgtttggtgtaatgcacaaattgtaagacaaatttccttactgataataaagattattattattattattattattattattattttataaaatgcagatattacttcaaaaaaagaagatgattataatGATAATGAGCATTTGAAAGCTAAAAGTTTTACAAACTCTACTGTATACATTATTATTCTACTAGATGTATATCAGACTGGCTTTTCTTTctgtatacaaataaatatgtatttaatatGGAGAAAACATACAACCTCTCTCAACTTTAGTATTACAAATACTATTAAAGTagcattctgttgttttttcttttgagaATAGTATTACTTACAGAGCTGATACCATGTTAGCTTAGGAACAATAAGATTACATTTTATTGcataatgaaaaatattttttttctttatctcagCAAGTACAAAATCAATACAAGTTTTGTTTGAGATGTCTGAAAAGGATCGAAGTGAATTCTTctatggtaatttttttttttttatgtagttctacttaactctttcagtgcgaattattttgatcgaaaaaatggagttttcctaattgaaatcaaattttcaactgggtagagttactaaaactaacataactttcttattttattaaataatctaacatattttattttattttaaaggtaaatgaatgggctacaaaaaaaatataaatataattaatttttcaagaaaatgtatttttcattaattttaaactgagcatggaaaaagaaaatattaaaaaatcacaatACATCACACATTTAATTGCTTCAGATTtcataaaagatgaaaaaagcactaagaaattgtattatttacatttttcaggTCCCGggaattaaactaaaaaaaagaggaaccattaacattatgttgtcttttttaaaaaaaaacgtgtttgtACTGCCTCAAATTTGCtaccaaaacaaagaacaatcactCTCACATccggaaaatgaaaaaaaaaaagagaaataaaaaagtttagtataaaaaatttagtgaaataaatattataaaaccaaGTTACTCGCTGAGAGTAATGCCGCACTGACCAGCGCTAGCGAAGTTACTCGCCGAGAGTAACACCGCACTGAAAGAGTTCAAAGTTGAATAGAAACTCACCtcatatatttagtaatatataataatttcagGGATAAATTATTGATAATAGATAATCTTTAAATGTTTATTCTTTTGCATATTTCTGGGCATCCATTTTTATCTGGCATTACTATATAGAAACAATGTTTTCCAAAAATAATGAAAGGACTTtgtgtaaaaagtaaattaattttggaaataaaaaattgaaatcaaAGTTTTTCCACTATTACAGGGAAATAAAATGTACACTAACAATgacttgttttttaaatgaggTTATTGAAGCATTTTTTACTGCTTTAGTAAGATGCtgaatagcttttaaaaaaaattaagataatTAACACTACAAAGACTAAACTGCAAGTCATTAATTCAAGAACCTTTACTGAGTAGACAATAAGAGAATTGCGtcagttaaatttctagaaagcTGGCTAGTCAATGCAATATATGGTGCACAAAATACTTACAAACTAGcatttaaaatatgttaaagTGATATGTACTAAAATTGTAAAGATTAATTCTTTGCTCTACAGGAAACCATGAGACTCAGATCTCAGAAGGTGGTGAGGCTGAGCTACATAGTCATATGTCATCTTGCCCTAAGAATCCAGGTCACAAAGAGTTCATCCCTGTGGATGAGTTCTCTCCCAGCCATTTACCTGAAGGTAGTCAGTATCACAGTCTTTATGAGCTAACTAAAAGCTTGGCCTACTTGACCGTCCATGTTGATGTCCGGCTAGTCAGTGACAACAGGCCAGAATTTTGGCCAGACAGCTCGGTTCATTACCCTTTCCACAAAAAGAAAGGGAGCACTGTGCTACGGACTGGAAGTGGGAGGATCCGATTTGTGTTTAAATACACAGACAGGCAAGACAAAACCTGCCCCTGCATGAAGTGCCGGCTGACTGATACTCCAAGTAAGACCTGGTGGAAGGTTGACGTGTTGACCGCTACCCATGTTGTGTTTGACCAGACGGAGGTGAAGCACACCACATGCAAGCTTTTCTATGACAATGAAGATAGCCATGTCCTCAGTCTTGCTGGTCTGGACGTAGTCCGAGCTGACATAGAGAGGGATTGGTGCGAGATGACCTGCGCCACATGCGACGAAAGCTTGGTGAAAGAGCTTGACAAGGCAATCAAAACATTTTACGGTCTTATCAAAGATGTTCATGACGACTTTGATCGCAGAGGGGGCAGTGCTGAAAATCTGGCCATCATTGTCTCTCACCCTCATGGCTGCCCCAAGCGTATTTCCATTGGGCGATGCAGAGGTAAAGATGAAGAGAATGGGGGCAACAGTCGTTACACATACACAACCTGCACGTGTCCAGGGAGCAGCGGAGCCTGGATCTACATGCTGCGGTCCAACTGGTGGTACAACTACACTCATGTCCACAGTGGGGTCAACCACATCGGTAATTTCAGTGGTACTggttttgattttctataataaaAGTAGTcactttaaaaaggtaaaatgcaGGTGCTTACATTGAAAGGTAGTAGAATGGAAATTAGAGAAATAAGTTATTAAAGCCATTATCTTTGAAAGAAAAACCAGACAAATGTATATTTCAAAGATGGAACATTCATTGTAAgatgaactaatttttttaaactatttttttttaaataaaatctttgctttgaaagaaatgttttcaattcatctaagaagaaaaagaaactgaaagtctatactttttaaagtaaagttttaaaaagaaatggctTCAAACAAAGAAGAAATGTACTAAATCTTTTCTTGAGTTGTATGAAAGAGACTCTTGCTTTtccttttcttgtttttatgttAGCATCCTTTAGAGCCATAAATAGATcaaattatattgtttttaaaatgtatacatttttttttttttgtgcatgcTTTTAGTTCATGTTGAGCAAAGTCTGTAAACATTACCATTGCAAGATTAAAAGTAAAGATGTTAATTATCCCTTTCAAACAATGTAATctatagatgatgtaaagttcatctgtttctatggctgactgttaacaagggtgtcacgcagcaagcacaatgaccaactgctttACGtttcccagctaatgtcaggtactcattagagttgggtggattcagtaTTGCAATTAAagcataaaattaaaaatctcagttttcagtgagatttgaacctgggaatTTCAGTAAGtgctttgccactcagccaccacatccCATTGCAAGATTAGTTACATATAAAGTAAATGGGATGCAGAAAGAAATGTTTAGAGACTGTGACTGTAAACATTATGATCAAAATAACCAGTGGTTAAAAGATGCGTTTAAAAAATAGAGACTATTAATTTATCCCACTGATTCCAGAAAGGTGAGTTTtactatcttataaaatatagacactcctttgaaaaaaagttaataagaGGCTTGAACTCTGGTTGATTCAGGCAACAAAAGAAACCTTAAGAGCACTTACAAAAGCTAAATTCATCAATGGTGACATAAGGCATTATCTTTATCTTGTGTTCACATTTTAAACTAGTCTGGTGATATTCATATATAATGTAGATCTTTTTATGGTTTATGacctttattgttttaaaccaCTTTGAATctgcagtattttttttttctttttacaataattCTAACAAATTTTGGACTGTTTCCTTATTTATATTCATATGcatgtttaaatatattatatactaaagaaTTGTACATATTATCTAACATGCTTATAGagtgctttgattttttttttttacaaagtactGGTAATAGCAAACATATATTCTGCCAGtgattgttatattttgttgttgttttttttaggatattaatatatatatttattttttgtgtgttgtatTTTAGCCTTGTGACACTTTTTGACACATAGTTGAAACATTATAGCATACATTAATTGTTGTATTAAATGCAAATACCCGGTGGTAAATGTTATCagccttttgtttgtttttttgtttgtttgtttgtttgttgtattttgttttcctcAAACAGTTATTGTACTATTGTATAGGCTACATTCATTATTTGCCACAATttcttctaattaaaaaaaacacacacacacacacgcaaaataccggtaataaaaataattaattcaaaaattaaaagtgttctcattatctaaaaaaaaaaacaacacattaataaaataataaattatttacttttctcTCAAAACCTTGATCTCTCTCTCGTGTAGAACGAGGCTTCCTCCGTGGATGTATATTCTGTTGCTTTCATCCTTGTTGTAAATGCGGCAAAGTGAGGCATAGTTCTCTCCGAATCTCCCAAAGTATGCGCCTAGTCGCCGACTATGAACTGGATGCCTGATCGTCACGCTTGAATGCCCACCAAGCAGAAGATGTTTTTTCCTAacatctaactcactacaaaaacacgtcttttcagtctGGCAATTTGGAGTCCTCTCCCTTACACAAGAGAGCTGACGACAATGCCTCCTATCTTCAGCATTGAAACTGAATACCTAACCTCTTCCCGTTCccatttaaacacacacactccataacaccagAGTATCTGTTCCATGAGAGCAGTGCTATTTGGTTAATTTATATATGAAATctctaatccccccccccccccccatgccaTGCAATTTGTAAACTAAGGGTTCCCTTTAATACCGAAAATGAAACTTGCAATACAGAAAtactttgaacaaaaaaaaactaaacttatctaagggaacGAACTCACTCGTACAACTAACTATATccctcaataatgtagaagttatttcccttttggaCTATTTGAGATATCcaacaaataattaactaccaataattaattgatgtattagcaaattttttttttattcgtgtatcgtcttcgacaatgaataatagtgGTTTTGGGATAAATAACGTCTTCGAACTTTttacagaatgagttgatataagctttgtaaagttTTCTTTACACGGAGGCTAATCCATAAATAATCAGCTTTctctggtgtatccggtgtacagaatcaaGGAAGTGTAGAGATCTTcttctaatataaaatacagacgttacttcaaaaagcaagatgattacgtcctacacgtcacgCACCTAGTCATAAGCTACAAAGTTCTATGACTATTTGTGCTGCATAGCAGAATGGAGCCACGGTGGCtcagcggtaaagcgcttggcttccgaaccgaggtcctgggtttgaatgcTGATAaagtctgggatttttaatatcggGATCCTCGTGCACCTCTGAgcccagccagctctaatgacattagttggggaaaagtaaaggcaggttgattgttgtgctggccacatgaaaccctcgttaaccgtaggccacagaaccagatgacctttacatcgtctgccctatagagcacaaggtctgaaagagactTTACTTTATAGCAGAATTACATTTTCTTAGCTCTttgtagcattttttttttatcgaaagCAATTTTTGTTCCACGCTTGAAGTTCAATTCTTGCGTTCTTGATATTGTTGAGTTTATGCTGAAAATCAACTATTatagataaaagaaaaagtacCCACACACTCTGGAAACCAAATTTtgtgaaatggaaaaaaattgaTCACATACGTCAAAGCTCCAAAAACAACTTCCGACAACAATTCTGTACTGTTCCATCCTTTGCACAGTGACTGTATAGACGAGTAAAACAGGTGAGATGTACTTGTACATGTAACTAAAGCACAGTTTGGCTTTGTGTACACAACATTTACCTTACTGGAATGTGATAGTGTTACGATCAAGATTAAGATTAGTAAAACTAGATAAGCACAAAGATCAAGATTctagggagaaaaaaaaatagacttcaatctaatctagattctagatctagactagatcttgatTATTGATATTTTCTAATTTTCTCTTTATAATAGTTAAGATTTTTAGAATAATTTCTTTCGAATAGAGTACCACTTAGTAGATTTAAATACTACACctgtttttaattgttaaaatgtCAAGTTTATAGATTAGTTTGTTTTTCACTGATCAGTGTCACAGATGGTCTACCGTCTAGGTTTATATTTAGTTCTAGTCTACTTCTACATTACGAAGAGTTTgcaaagactagatctatgcgACTATAGACTTACATCGAGATGATCTGTTTGGTTATTTATCTCCAAAAATTCCACGAATACTGTCACTGAGCATAGTTTTGAAAGTTAAACAGTCAACAAGAGAGTTGATTTCAGACAAAGtccagatatatatatatacatgtatatccTTATTAACTTTTTAACAACAAATGTTTAATACATGAATTATAAACTTATTTCAACACTTAAACAAAAATCTTAATACCTTTTTACGTTCCTACTGTACTTTCTGAACTGGAGAGGGGGTCCTCGAAAGACCAAGGGGACCTACGACATGGCCAAAATGTGCCGATGTGCTGCCATAAAGTCTAAATCAACAAGTTTACGTCTGTAGTCAATAGctaaataaacataaacataaaaccTGGActtagaaatacaaaaacacttttCTTACTCTGTCATAAAATGTCCtttcaaacaaaaacacaatagtTTGATTTGTTCCTGTGTCCACTTAAGGTCATATATGGAAGAGAACTTTGGAATTTTAGTTGATACGCTGTAAGAAATAGGCTTATTTTGAAACAATTGCTAGGCATGAAAACCATTGTAGCTATAGCTTTGAAGATATCCTTTCTAAAATAGCAGGCGATTAGAAAGATGGCTGCTCAGTGCTTACAGCCATTTCTCAACCTTAGCTCGCAGCCGAACATTGTGGACGAAACATGCCCGAAGAATGAAGTCTGCGAGCTACATCTGCGCCAGGTCATTGGATTTAATGGCAACGTAAGTGACGtcattttagttttgtgtaccTCATAGAAATGACGGAATGCATGTTTGTGGAAGCCTCCTTTAAGTGTGAAtaaaaaagttccctttcagatcttgtgatctataggacagatgatgtaaaggccatctgtagggcagatgatgtaagggcgatctatagggcagatgatgtaaaggcgatctatatggcagatggtATAAAggccatctatagggcagatgatgtaaaggccatctatagggcagatgatataagggcgatctatagggcagatgatgtaaaggtcatctatagggcagatggtgtaaaggccatctatagggcagatggtgtaaagccatctatagggcagatgatgtaaaggcgatctatagtgcagaggatgtaaaggccatctatagggcagatggtgtaaaggccatctatagggcagatgatgtaaaggtcatctatagggcagatgatgtaaaggcgatctatagggcagatgatataaggGCCATCTATTGTTGTGGTCTAAGATTAACGAGGATGTAAAGTGGAAAAagaaccaaccgcctttacttttccccaacacaACAGAGCTGGGTGGTTCCGAAGCGCACTAGagatcccgaaattacaaaccccagtcttcaacaAGAACCTCGATTCGGAAAAGCTTGGCGCTTTACCACTCTGTCACCGCGCCTCTATTTATGTGTGAGAtaactgggtgtcaaaatccgGCCCTGGCTAGGATGTGTGACCATATTCATGCCTTTACATGTATCTTTAACTATCCCGTAGTTGTTGGACCGTTGAGACACCGTTGAGTCAATGTTATACAACGCTACTTAAAGATAGTGTACGAAAATTATAAACTAATACGTTGAA
Coding sequences within it:
- the LOC106066616 gene encoding uncharacterized protein LOC106066616 → MSEKDRSEFFYGNHETQISEGGEAELHSHMSSCPKNPGHKEFIPVDEFSPSHLPEGSQYHSLYELTKSLAYLTVHVDVRLVSDNRPEFWPDSSVHYPFHKKKGSTVLRTGSGRIRFVFKYTDRQDKTCPCMKCRLTDTPSKTWWKVDVLTATHVVFDQTEVKHTTCKLFYDNEDSHVLSLAGLDVVRADIERDWCEMTCATCDESLVKELDKAIKTFYGLIKDVHDDFDRRGGSAENLAIIVSHPHGCPKRISIGRCRGKDEENGGNSRYTYTTCTCPGSSGAWIYMLRSNWWYNYTHVHSGVNHIGNFSGTGFDFL